From a region of the Zerene cesonia ecotype Mississippi chromosome 11, Zerene_cesonia_1.1, whole genome shotgun sequence genome:
- the LOC119830592 gene encoding gustatory receptor for sugar taste 64f-like: MSIKPFSIEVKDKTKEKSHHFALYKEFEKINLKQIEKDSNNGTQFTRLARMKKQFLNLINTKVLHKDNLNFKDNFKNQLLAFQGATRLLIIAGQCIGLNPFLGVLENDVSKIRFSAISFRHFYSLLICTIQIIGSVFSFVNLTKNGVSVTNLAYFNFYCTTCVTSILFLILARRWQMLNKEVSLSRLDEYTDPYIRLKCVTAVVIILSLGLAEHILSAISNFTLLMHCKDNIDNLLRDYVKDHFPWMFELNRTEYNVVLGIFFMFINVVNAMNWNYSHVFIICISLYLTSLIEQVNKKLISAEGQYLPSSFWKALREDYNRATRLVKTFDDYINSLILVGATRLVKTFDDYINSLILVGFASNLFFVCLRIYYVLAFRPFNGYEHVVYFAFSLAFVLSRSLAVSLIASKVHVASLEAAPTLYSVPSSVYCIEVQRFIEQVHGDTVALTGMNFFYVTRQLVLSVAGTIITYELVMLQFNIDSPGTDGVDN, from the exons ATGTCGATTAAACCTTTTTCTATTGAAGTTAAAGACAAAACAAAAG aaaaatcgCATCATTTCGCGCTGTACAAGGAATTTGAGAAGATAAATTTGAAACAGATTGAAAAAGATTCGAATAATGG gaCACAATTTACCCGACTTGCCAGAATGAAGAAGCAGTTtctgaatttaataaacacaaaag TTTTACACAAAGATAACTTGAATTTTAAAGACAATTTCAAGAACCAGCTCTTAGCGTTTCAAGGTGCCACAAGGTTACTGATTATAGCTGGTCAATGTATCGGATTAAACCCATTTTTGGGTGTACTAGAAAATGATGTTTCGAAAATACG ATTTAGTGCGATTTCatttagacatttttatagtttgttaatatgtacaattcaaattattgGATCAGTATTCAGCTTTGTCAACTTAACAAAAAATGGCGTGTCTGTTACAAATTTAG CGTATTTCAACTTCTATTGCACAACTTGCGTTACTAGCATTCTCTTCTTAATACTTGCAAGGCGATGGCAAATGCTAAATAAGGAAGTATCGCTATCTCGCTTAGATGAATATACTGACCCATATATCCGTCTCAAATGCGTCACCGCAGTTGTAATTATACTAAGCCTGGGATTGG CGGAACACATACTCTCGGCTATCTCAAACTTCACACTTTTAATGCATTGTAAAGACAATATTGACAATTTATTAAGAGATTACGTTAAAGATCATTTTCCTTGGATGTTTGAATTGAATAGAACAGAATACAATGTGGTGcttggaatattttttatg ttcatAAACGTAGTGAATGCCATGAATTGGAACTATTCCCATGTATTCATCATTTGTATAAGTCTGTATTTGACGTCTCTAATAGAACAGGTGAACAAGAAATTAATATCAGCTGAAGGTCag TACCTCCCATCATCATTTTGGAAGGCTCTCAGGGAAGATTACAATAGAGCCACGCGCCTGGTTAAAACTTTCGATGATTATATAAACAGCCTCATACTTGTGGG AGCCACGCGCCTGGTTAAAACTTTCGATGATTATATAAACAGCCTCATACTTGTGGGGTTTGCTAGTAACCTATTTTTCGTCTGCTTGCgtatttattacgttttagC TTTCAGACCGTTCAACGGCTATGAGCACGTGGTGTATTTCGCATTTTCCCTCGCGTTCGTGCTGTCTCGCTCGCTCGCTGTATCGCTGATCGCTTCGAAGGTTCATGTCGCGTCATTGGAGGCCGCACCAACGTTATATAGTGTGCCATCATCCGTTTATTGTATTGAG gtACAGAGATTCATCGAGCAAGTCCACGGGGATACTGTAGCACTCACTGGAATGAATTTTTTCTACGTCACACGACAGCTGGTGCTCTCT gtAGCGGGAACAATAATTACGTATGAGCTAGTGATGttgcaatttaatattgacaGCCCCGGTACAGATGGcgttgataattaa